In Candidatus Zixiibacteriota bacterium, a single window of DNA contains:
- the murA gene encoding UDP-N-acetylglucosamine 1-carboxyvinyltransferase → MDKLIVRGGKKLKGSVRIDGSKNAALPILCASILPEKGETVIRDVPELRDIDTTVKLLRELGAKVDWDKSEHAITINAENLTSHEAPYELVRQMRASFLVLGPLLARIGKAKVSLPGGCSLGQRPVNLHLRGFQKLGAKITEESGYVMAECDRLSGGTFCFDRPSHTGTENIMMGAVTAAGTTTIVNAALDPEVVDVANLLNSMGAAISGAGSPTVVIKGVKELRAVEYSVMPDRLVAGTYMCACATAGGDIQLDNCRASDLEMVTQKLEETGAEIKISGNRLRIKYTKRPKAFDITTFPYPGFPTDLQPCFTSVASVADGVSRIRETVFEDRFASVMELIRMGANIRLSTDEATIEGVERLQGTTVMASDIRAGAGLVVASLAANDETQIRRIYHTDRGYNKIEEKLSSLGADIKRVPE, encoded by the coding sequence ATGGACAAGCTGATCGTCAGGGGCGGGAAGAAGCTCAAAGGAAGCGTTCGGATCGATGGGTCGAAGAACGCGGCGCTGCCGATTCTTTGCGCCTCAATTTTGCCGGAGAAAGGTGAAACTGTGATTCGGGACGTTCCTGAGTTGAGAGACATCGACACTACCGTCAAACTTCTGAGAGAGCTCGGCGCAAAGGTCGATTGGGACAAATCCGAACATGCCATAACTATCAACGCCGAGAACCTGACGAGCCATGAGGCACCCTACGAGTTAGTGCGCCAGATGCGCGCATCCTTTTTGGTACTGGGACCGCTTCTGGCAAGAATTGGCAAGGCGAAAGTGTCGCTTCCGGGTGGTTGTTCACTCGGTCAAAGACCCGTCAACCTGCACCTCAGAGGCTTCCAGAAACTCGGAGCGAAGATTACCGAGGAATCGGGATATGTGATGGCGGAATGCGATAGGCTTTCGGGAGGAACATTCTGCTTCGACAGACCCTCTCACACTGGAACAGAAAACATCATGATGGGCGCTGTCACTGCAGCGGGAACCACCACGATTGTAAATGCCGCTCTCGATCCTGAAGTCGTCGATGTCGCAAATCTCCTCAACAGTATGGGAGCAGCAATCTCCGGCGCTGGAAGCCCGACTGTCGTAATCAAAGGCGTCAAAGAACTTAGAGCAGTCGAGTATAGCGTGATGCCCGACAGGCTTGTTGCGGGCACGTACATGTGCGCGTGTGCCACGGCCGGAGGCGACATACAACTCGACAACTGTCGCGCATCCGATCTTGAAATGGTCACCCAAAAACTGGAAGAGACTGGTGCCGAGATCAAGATATCAGGTAACCGCCTCAGAATCAAATATACCAAACGTCCCAAGGCATTCGATATTACGACATTCCCGTATCCCGGATTCCCGACCGATCTGCAGCCCTGCTTCACGTCGGTTGCATCAGTCGCGGATGGCGTCAGTCGAATCAGAGAAACTGTATTCGAAGACCGGTTCGCCAGTGTTATGGAGCTGATACGAATGGGGGCAAACATCCGTCTCTCGACAGACGAGGCCACGATCGAGGGCGTGGAGAGACTGCAGGGGACTACCGTGATGGCGTCGGATATCCGCGCAGGCGCTGGACTCGTTGTCGCATCGCTTGCTGCCAATGATGAGACTCAGATTCGACGGATTTATCACACGGACAGGGGCTACAATAAGATAGAAGAGAAACTATCAAGCTTAGGTGCCGATATCAAGAGGGTACCGGAATAG